A region from the Acyrthosiphon pisum isolate AL4f chromosome A1, pea_aphid_22Mar2018_4r6ur, whole genome shotgun sequence genome encodes:
- the LOC107884070 gene encoding venom serine protease Bi-VSP-like, with protein sequence MALLGYSKYPRDDTWACSGSLISNRWILSTVGCERLGNTTVVQWARLGGLNYSSETDDARPTDYQIDQRIVHPDFRKPSLYNDIALFHLDQDVEFSSYVRPMCLNADPNWQSSASQIVISTGWGPILDDKSMSLDLLKVSLDIISADLCKSNYYASIAGRKQLMHGIVEDSMICAGDVSGEKDICGGIAGSSLQIVHANHTCMYTQVGVLSAGKGQCPKKDSPDIYTRVSKFLPWIEQIVWPKSG encoded by the exons ATG gCGTTGTTGGGTTATAGCAAGTATCCCAGAGATGATACATGGGCCTGTAGTGGGTCACTGATCAGTAATAGATGGATCCTGTCCACGGTGGGCTGTGAAAGACTGGGCAATAC aacGGTTGTGCAATGGGCACGTCTGGGAGGTCTGAACTATTCGTCGGAAACCGATGATGCCAGACCAACGGACTATCAAATCGATCAACGTATAGTGCACCCGGATTTTCGAAAACCATCATTGTACAACGATATAGCGTTGTTCCATTTGGACCAGGACGTTGAGTTTTCGTCGTACGTACGACCAATGTGTCTTAACGCAGATCCAAACTGGCAGTCAAGTGCCTCGCAGATAGTGATATCAACTGGTTGGGGACCGATCCTTGATG ATAAATCAATGAGTCTGGATCTGCTAAAGGTTAGTTTGGACATCATCTCGGCGGACTTGTGCAAGAGCAATTATTATGCGTCGATTGCAGGGAGAAAACAGTTGATGCACGGAATAGTTGAAGACAGTATGATATGCGCGGGAGATGTGAGTGGCGAAAAAGACATCTGTGGG GGCATTGCTGGTAGTTCTCTTCAAATTGTTCACGCCAATCACACGTGCATGTACACTCAAGTAGGTGTCTTATCGGCCGGTAAAGGGCAGTGCCCCAAGAAAGATTCGCCTGATATTTACACGAGGGTGTCCAAATTTTTGCCGTGGATCGAACAAATCGTTTGGCCCAAGTCTGGCTAA